Proteins found in one Microbacterium sp. LWS13-1.2 genomic segment:
- a CDS encoding SOS response-associated peptidase — MCGRFVVASAGPELVGVLRVDVEGDDLPEPSFNVAPTNRASIVLDSAKTEPPTRRLEAARWGLIPSWAKDTKIGARAFNARAEELEDKPMFRSALEKRRAVVPTSGYYEWKNVDGVKVPHFIHPADGEPLFLAGLYEWWRDKTKGDDDPERWLLSFTILTRDSIGHLGSIHDRMPLFLDPDHADAWLDPTTDNVRDVLDAAIDAAPALADTLEDHEVSKAVGNVRNNSPELIEPVDP, encoded by the coding sequence ATGTGCGGACGCTTCGTAGTGGCCAGTGCCGGTCCCGAGCTCGTCGGGGTGCTGCGTGTGGACGTCGAGGGCGACGACCTGCCCGAGCCCTCGTTCAATGTCGCACCCACGAATCGAGCCTCGATCGTGCTGGACTCCGCCAAGACGGAGCCCCCGACGCGGCGGCTGGAAGCAGCGCGGTGGGGGCTGATCCCGTCCTGGGCGAAAGACACCAAGATCGGCGCGCGCGCCTTCAACGCGCGGGCCGAGGAGCTCGAAGACAAGCCGATGTTCCGCAGTGCGCTCGAGAAGCGGCGGGCGGTGGTGCCGACATCCGGCTATTACGAGTGGAAGAACGTCGACGGCGTCAAGGTCCCGCACTTCATCCACCCCGCCGACGGCGAGCCGCTGTTCCTCGCCGGCCTCTACGAGTGGTGGCGCGACAAGACCAAGGGCGACGACGACCCCGAGCGGTGGCTGCTGAGCTTCACGATCCTCACTCGGGACTCGATCGGTCACCTCGGATCGATCCATGACCGGATGCCGCTCTTCCTCGACCCCGACCACGCGGATGCCTGGCTCGATCCGACCACGGACAACGTGCGCGACGTGCTCGACGCGGCGATCGATGCGGCCCCGGCCCTCGCCGACACGCTCGAGGACCACGAGGTCTCGAAGGCCGTGGGCAACGTCCGCAACAACTCCCCGGAGCTCATCGAGCCGGTCGATCCCTGA
- a CDS encoding helix-hairpin-helix domain-containing protein, translating into MTAGDRDEPPAGHPSAARRRIGIGAVVVLVIAALAITVGIGILRGALAPVDAVVVDQTPAATATTRADLYVHVSGAVRVPGLYVLPAGARVVDAVAAAGGFADDADRDAVNLARTLDDGEQLPVPREGEAPVGAPAAAPADGRVDLNTADAALLETLPRIGPALAERILAWRDDNGGFTSIEDLLAVPGIGDKMLESLRDLVTV; encoded by the coding sequence GTGACAGCCGGTGACCGCGACGAGCCGCCCGCGGGCCATCCCTCCGCGGCGCGGCGTCGTATCGGGATCGGCGCCGTCGTCGTGCTGGTGATCGCGGCGCTGGCGATCACGGTCGGCATCGGCATCCTGCGCGGTGCGCTGGCGCCGGTCGACGCGGTCGTCGTCGACCAGACGCCGGCCGCGACCGCCACGACCAGGGCCGACCTCTACGTGCACGTGTCGGGAGCGGTGCGCGTTCCTGGACTGTACGTGCTGCCCGCCGGCGCCCGCGTCGTCGATGCCGTCGCTGCGGCGGGCGGCTTCGCCGACGACGCCGACCGCGACGCGGTGAACCTCGCGCGGACGCTCGACGACGGCGAACAGCTGCCCGTGCCCCGCGAGGGCGAGGCGCCGGTCGGCGCGCCTGCCGCTGCACCCGCTGACGGTCGGGTCGACCTCAATACCGCGGATGCTGCGCTGCTCGAGACGCTGCCACGCATCGGGCCCGCCCTCGCCGAGCGCATTCTCGCGTGGCGCGACGACAACGGCGGCTTCACCAGCATCGAAGACCTCCTCGCCGTGCCGGGCATCGGCGACAAGATGCTGGAGTCCCTCCGCGACCTCGTGACGGTGTGA
- a CDS encoding DedA family protein, whose amino-acid sequence MNEFLTWLLDAVQSVDPVLRTLLAGFAIMLETSVLIGLVVPGDTIVIVAGTAVASPLEGVMLGVAVVVGALIGESIGFWLGRFLGPKIQHSRLGRRIGEANWERSERYLRRRGGPAIFISRFLPVLHSLVPLTVGMSGYPYRRFLAWTIPACVIWSTLYISVAALAAGTYRELADQLHYAGYIFVGIIVLFLGLVFVSKKVIERAERKHLDHEGPDEASVADVKD is encoded by the coding sequence GTGAACGAGTTCCTCACCTGGCTGCTCGACGCCGTGCAGAGCGTCGACCCGGTGCTGAGGACTCTTCTCGCGGGCTTCGCGATCATGCTCGAGACCAGTGTGCTCATCGGGCTCGTGGTTCCCGGCGACACCATCGTCATCGTCGCCGGCACGGCCGTCGCGTCGCCCCTCGAGGGGGTGATGCTGGGTGTCGCGGTCGTGGTGGGCGCCCTCATCGGCGAGAGCATCGGCTTCTGGCTCGGCCGGTTCCTCGGCCCGAAGATCCAGCACTCGCGCCTGGGCCGCCGGATCGGGGAGGCGAACTGGGAGCGCTCTGAGCGGTACCTGCGCCGCCGTGGGGGTCCCGCGATCTTCATCTCGCGATTCCTCCCGGTCCTGCACTCGCTGGTGCCGCTGACGGTCGGCATGAGCGGCTATCCGTATCGGCGCTTTCTTGCGTGGACGATCCCCGCGTGCGTGATCTGGTCGACCCTCTACATCTCGGTGGCGGCCCTCGCCGCCGGCACGTACCGCGAGCTCGCCGACCAGCTCCACTACGCGGGATACATCTTCGTCGGCATCATCGTGCTGTTCCTGGGGCTCGTGTTCGTGAGCAAGAAGGTCATCGAACGGGCCGAGCGCAAGCACCTCGACCACGAGGGTCCGGACGAGGCCTCCGTGGCGGACGTGAAAGACTGA
- a CDS encoding anthranilate synthase component I family protein, producing MSQSLAAAHVAQWVDPASAFAGVFAQETHAFWLDAGPGAADGWSWMGTGTPDDALLATATVCSGESGDVEGHTVPFHGGWVGWTGYDDAAARAGAPSSHDADGVPQDLWLRVRRLVAFDHGAQQIHVFASPDDLPGLAAAITAASAPPPEPVPALYRGVASARHTPDEYAGLIERCRDAIREGDAYQLCLTTRFEVPASVDPLEAYGRLRRATPAHHGGFVRSGGIALLSASPERFLHVASSGDGAGVVRTRPIKGTRPRGADPASDAVLADELRASEKERAENVMIVDLMRNDLSRVCLPGTVGVDALLQVESYPAVHQLVSTVSGRLAPGTTVGELLEATFPAGSMTGAPKLSAMTILHGLEAAPRGVFSGCFGWIGDDGGLDLAMVIRSIVVRRDSAYVGAGGGITWRSDAAAEVAEVGVKARAPLAALGAALPPGW from the coding sequence ATGTCGCAGAGCCTCGCCGCCGCGCACGTCGCGCAGTGGGTGGATCCGGCATCCGCTTTCGCCGGCGTGTTCGCGCAGGAGACACACGCCTTCTGGCTGGATGCCGGACCCGGCGCCGCCGACGGCTGGAGCTGGATGGGCACCGGCACGCCCGATGACGCGCTACTCGCCACGGCCACCGTGTGCAGCGGCGAGTCCGGCGACGTCGAAGGACACACCGTCCCGTTCCACGGCGGGTGGGTCGGCTGGACCGGCTACGACGACGCGGCCGCGCGGGCGGGCGCGCCGTCGTCCCACGACGCCGACGGCGTGCCCCAGGACCTCTGGCTGCGAGTGCGCCGCCTGGTCGCGTTCGACCACGGCGCGCAGCAGATCCACGTCTTCGCATCGCCGGACGACCTCCCGGGGTTGGCGGCGGCGATCACCGCCGCCTCCGCTCCGCCGCCGGAGCCGGTGCCGGCCCTCTACCGGGGAGTCGCGAGCGCACGGCACACACCGGACGAGTACGCGGGGCTCATCGAGCGGTGCCGCGACGCGATTCGCGAGGGCGACGCCTACCAGCTGTGTCTGACGACCCGGTTCGAGGTCCCGGCATCCGTGGATCCACTCGAGGCGTACGGGCGCCTGCGGCGAGCGACTCCCGCGCACCACGGCGGCTTCGTGCGCTCGGGGGGGATCGCGCTCCTCAGTGCCAGCCCTGAGCGCTTCCTGCACGTGGCGTCGAGCGGCGACGGCGCCGGCGTCGTCCGCACCCGGCCGATCAAGGGGACGCGGCCGCGCGGCGCGGATCCGGCGAGCGATGCCGTGCTGGCCGACGAGTTGCGCGCCAGCGAGAAGGAGCGCGCCGAGAACGTCATGATCGTCGACCTCATGCGCAACGACCTCTCCCGTGTGTGCCTGCCTGGAACCGTCGGCGTCGACGCGCTCCTCCAGGTCGAGTCGTACCCCGCCGTGCATCAGCTCGTCAGCACGGTGTCGGGCCGCCTGGCACCGGGAACGACGGTGGGCGAGCTGCTCGAGGCGACCTTTCCCGCAGGCTCCATGACGGGAGCCCCCAAGCTCTCGGCGATGACGATCCTGCACGGTCTCGAAGCGGCGCCGCGCGGCGTGTTCTCGGGCTGCTTCGGCTGGATCGGCGACGACGGCGGGCTCGACCTCGCCATGGTGATCCGCTCGATCGTCGTCCGTCGCGACAGCGCCTATGTCGGCGCCGGGGGCGGCATCACCTGGCGATCAGATGCCGCCGCCGAGGTCGCCGAGGTCGGCGTCAAGGCGCGCGCGCCCCTCGCCGCGCTGGGGGCAGCGCTCCCGCCAGGCTGGTGA
- a CDS encoding phosphatase domain-containing protein, giving the protein MPQTDPQPVRAKVLWFARLEYRFHAWRERRARRRGQKPTVTPFPGYGGPGWVRVLGRVMIVPPAKVSEGGEYAGVRGWRSFVAVPIGYAQVTVTIAGVEHEVVADRGGVIDTRLPAALEPGWQTFTMTVEGGEPVETRAFVVAPDVRFGIVSDVDDTVMVTAIPRPLLAAWNSFVVDEHARQPVPGMAVLMERVVRENPGAPLVYLSTGAWNIAPTLMRFLSRHVFPPGALLLTDWGPTHDRWFRSGRAHKLSNLRRLAEEFPDVRWLLIGDDGQHDDAIYTTFTDEHPSRVVAVAIRRLSPAEAVLAGGRTAVNDHAAAEVPWVSDNDGAGLLERLEGVGVLGSTGTATL; this is encoded by the coding sequence ATGCCCCAGACGGATCCCCAGCCCGTGCGCGCCAAGGTTCTGTGGTTCGCTCGCCTGGAGTACCGGTTCCACGCGTGGCGGGAGCGACGTGCGCGCCGGCGGGGCCAGAAGCCCACGGTGACACCGTTCCCCGGATACGGCGGTCCGGGCTGGGTCCGCGTGCTGGGTCGCGTCATGATCGTGCCGCCGGCGAAGGTCTCCGAGGGCGGCGAGTATGCCGGGGTGCGCGGCTGGCGCAGTTTCGTGGCCGTTCCGATCGGCTACGCGCAGGTCACGGTCACCATCGCGGGGGTCGAGCACGAGGTCGTCGCCGACCGCGGAGGGGTCATCGACACGCGACTGCCGGCGGCGCTGGAGCCCGGATGGCAGACGTTCACGATGACGGTCGAAGGCGGTGAGCCGGTCGAGACGCGCGCGTTCGTCGTCGCGCCCGACGTGCGGTTCGGCATCGTGTCGGATGTCGACGACACCGTGATGGTCACCGCCATCCCCCGTCCTCTGCTGGCGGCCTGGAACTCCTTCGTCGTCGACGAGCACGCGCGCCAGCCCGTTCCGGGCATGGCCGTGCTGATGGAACGCGTCGTCCGCGAGAACCCGGGAGCGCCACTGGTCTACCTGTCGACCGGCGCCTGGAACATCGCCCCGACGCTGATGCGGTTCCTGAGCCGCCACGTCTTCCCGCCGGGTGCGCTCCTGCTCACCGACTGGGGGCCCACCCACGACCGGTGGTTCCGCAGCGGCCGGGCGCACAAGCTGTCGAACCTCCGGCGCCTCGCCGAAGAGTTCCCGGACGTGCGGTGGCTCCTGATCGGCGACGACGGCCAGCACGACGACGCCATCTACACGACCTTCACCGACGAGCACCCCTCGCGAGTGGTCGCGGTCGCCATCCGGCGCCTCTCCCCCGCCGAGGCCGTCCTCGCGGGCGGACGCACCGCCGTCAACGACCACGCCGCGGCCGAAGTGCCCTGGGTGAGCGACAACGACGGCGCCGGCCTCCTGGAGCGGCTCGAGGGTGTCGGCGTGCTGGGAAGCACCGGCACCGCGACCCTCTGA
- a CDS encoding 3-methyladenine DNA glycosylase, protein MAPPAVPALAGDAWRAREAAHEARARALTSAHRERAARGEAHPVEDFLFTYYSYKPSALHRWHPGEGVELADAAADARAAWRWYRPGATEGSIAVDAAAFRAERGALVANVGRILRATADRPPGFGCFGLHEWAMVYRQPQHRHPVPLRLGQAATDAVVEAHELRCTHFDAFRFFTLEAAPRNRETPTRERQADLEQPGCLHAGMDLYKWAVKLGPLVPGELLLDAFELARDIRALDMRASPYDLADWGYDAVPIETAEGKAAYVRAQRTFADRGRVIRGRLIDVAAG, encoded by the coding sequence ATCGCGCCTCCTGCCGTCCCGGCGCTCGCCGGCGACGCCTGGCGTGCTCGCGAAGCGGCGCACGAGGCTCGCGCCCGGGCACTGACGAGCGCCCACCGCGAGCGCGCGGCGCGGGGCGAAGCGCACCCCGTCGAAGACTTCCTGTTCACCTACTACTCGTACAAGCCTTCGGCGCTGCACCGATGGCACCCGGGCGAGGGCGTGGAACTGGCGGATGCCGCGGCCGACGCCCGGGCTGCCTGGCGCTGGTACCGACCCGGCGCGACGGAGGGTTCGATCGCCGTCGACGCTGCGGCCTTCCGCGCCGAGCGGGGCGCCCTCGTCGCGAACGTCGGCAGGATCCTCCGTGCCACCGCGGACCGGCCCCCCGGCTTCGGCTGCTTCGGCCTTCACGAGTGGGCCATGGTCTATCGTCAGCCGCAGCACCGGCATCCCGTGCCGCTGCGGCTCGGGCAGGCGGCGACCGATGCCGTCGTCGAAGCCCATGAGCTTCGCTGCACGCACTTCGACGCGTTCCGCTTCTTCACGCTCGAGGCGGCTCCGCGCAACCGCGAGACGCCGACCCGCGAGCGGCAGGCGGATCTCGAGCAGCCGGGGTGCCTTCACGCCGGGATGGACCTGTACAAGTGGGCGGTGAAGCTCGGCCCCCTCGTTCCGGGCGAGCTGCTCCTCGACGCGTTCGAGCTCGCCCGCGACATCAGGGCGCTCGACATGCGCGCCTCGCCCTACGACCTCGCCGACTGGGGCTACGACGCCGTCCCCATCGAGACGGCGGAGGGCAAGGCCGCGTACGTGCGCGCCCAGCGGACGTTCGCCGACCGCGGCCGGGTCATCCGGGGGCGACTGATCGACGTCGCCGCGGGCTGA
- the leuS gene encoding leucine--tRNA ligase, with protein sequence MIGSSLVSHTDTSVTSAPAEGYDAYSIQQKWQARWAEADPFRAGGADDTRPRKYVLGMFPYPSGDLHMGHAESYAYVDIVARFWRHRGYNVLNPIGWDSFGLPAENAAIQRGADPREWTYANIEQHKKSFREYGSSYDWSRILHTSDPEYYHWNQWLFQRLYERGLAYRKESPVNWCPNDQTVLANEQVVDGHCERCGAEVIKKKLTQWYFKITEYADRLLDDLNQLEGFWPQKVIRMQRNWIGRSVGADIDFEIEGRADKVTVFSTRPDTLHGATFMVVAPDSDLAAELAAGSSAEVRMRFQDYLESVQRETEIERQSTDRPKTGVFLDRFAINPINGDRLPIWAADYVLADYGHGAVMAVPAHDQRDLDFARAFDLPVKVVVDTTAPITGAIPVIELDDDGVPIDPGPLDSLSEIDPARTGIALTGEGRLINSGSLDGLSKRNAIARIIEQLAAAGTGRAAKSYRLRDWLISRQRFWGTPIPMVHTEDGHIVPVPADQLPLRLPDAQGLDLAPKGTSPLGGATEWMQTTDPETGESALRDPDTMDTFVDSSWYFLRFLAPKDTDEAFSSREADRWAPVDSYIGGVEHAILHLLYARFITKVLFDMGLIDFTEPFSSLINQGMVLLDGSKMSKSKGNLVEFASSMVDPGADAVRVAIAFAGPVEDDINWEDVSTTGAQKFLARAWRVATDVTSDPDVVWAEGDASLRRVTHRLLADAPGLVEQTKFNVVVARLMELVNATRKVIDTGAGPADPAVREAAEATAMILDLFAPHLAEEMWQILGYDGFVGLVPWRNADPTLLVEESVTAIVQVDGKVRGTLQVAARIDAAELERLARADAKVLRALGDREITRTVVRPPKVVSFSTH encoded by the coding sequence ATGATTGGTTCTTCCCTCGTGAGTCACACCGACACCTCCGTCACCTCTGCGCCCGCTGAGGGCTACGACGCGTACTCGATCCAGCAGAAGTGGCAGGCGCGCTGGGCCGAGGCCGACCCGTTCCGCGCCGGCGGGGCCGACGACACGCGTCCGCGGAAGTACGTGCTCGGGATGTTCCCGTACCCGTCGGGCGACCTGCACATGGGGCACGCCGAGAGCTACGCCTACGTCGACATCGTGGCGCGGTTCTGGCGCCACCGCGGCTACAACGTGCTGAACCCGATCGGATGGGACTCGTTCGGCCTGCCCGCTGAGAACGCGGCCATCCAGCGCGGCGCCGACCCGCGCGAGTGGACCTACGCGAACATCGAGCAGCACAAGAAGAGCTTCCGCGAGTACGGCTCGTCGTACGACTGGAGCCGCATCCTCCACACCAGCGACCCGGAGTACTACCACTGGAACCAGTGGCTGTTCCAGCGCCTCTACGAGCGCGGGCTGGCGTACCGCAAGGAGAGCCCGGTCAACTGGTGCCCCAACGACCAGACCGTGCTCGCCAACGAGCAGGTCGTCGACGGACACTGCGAGCGGTGCGGCGCGGAGGTGATCAAGAAGAAGCTCACGCAGTGGTACTTCAAGATCACCGAGTACGCGGACCGGCTGCTGGACGATCTCAACCAGCTCGAGGGGTTCTGGCCCCAGAAGGTCATCCGCATGCAGCGGAACTGGATCGGCCGCTCGGTGGGCGCCGATATCGACTTCGAGATCGAGGGCCGCGCCGACAAGGTCACGGTCTTCTCGACGCGCCCTGACACGCTGCACGGCGCGACCTTCATGGTCGTCGCCCCCGACAGCGACCTGGCCGCCGAACTGGCCGCCGGCTCGTCGGCGGAGGTGCGCATGCGCTTCCAGGACTACCTCGAGAGCGTCCAGCGCGAGACCGAGATTGAGCGCCAGAGCACCGACCGCCCCAAGACCGGCGTCTTCCTCGACCGGTTCGCGATCAACCCCATCAACGGCGACCGCCTGCCGATCTGGGCCGCCGACTACGTGCTCGCCGACTACGGCCACGGCGCCGTGATGGCCGTCCCCGCGCACGATCAGCGCGACCTCGACTTCGCCCGCGCCTTCGACCTTCCGGTCAAGGTCGTGGTCGACACCACCGCGCCGATCACCGGCGCCATCCCGGTCATCGAGCTCGACGACGACGGAGTGCCGATCGATCCCGGCCCGCTCGATTCGCTGTCCGAGATCGATCCCGCCCGCACCGGTATCGCGCTCACCGGCGAGGGCCGGCTGATCAACTCCGGCTCGCTCGACGGCCTGTCGAAGCGGAACGCGATCGCGCGCATCATCGAGCAGCTCGCAGCCGCCGGCACGGGCCGCGCGGCGAAGTCCTACCGCCTGCGCGACTGGCTCATCTCGCGTCAGCGCTTCTGGGGCACCCCGATCCCGATGGTCCACACCGAGGACGGCCACATCGTCCCCGTCCCCGCGGACCAGCTGCCGCTGCGCCTGCCCGACGCGCAGGGGCTCGACCTCGCGCCGAAGGGGACGTCGCCGCTCGGCGGCGCGACCGAGTGGATGCAGACGACCGACCCCGAGACGGGCGAGTCCGCCCTGCGCGACCCCGACACGATGGACACATTCGTCGACAGCTCGTGGTACTTCCTGCGGTTCCTCGCGCCGAAGGACACCGACGAGGCGTTCTCGTCGCGCGAGGCGGACCGCTGGGCGCCGGTCGATTCGTACATCGGCGGCGTCGAGCACGCGATCCTGCACCTGCTGTACGCGCGCTTCATCACCAAGGTCCTCTTCGACATGGGGCTGATCGACTTCACCGAGCCCTTCTCCAGCCTGATCAACCAGGGCATGGTCCTCCTGGACGGCTCGAAGATGTCGAAGTCCAAGGGCAACCTGGTCGAGTTCGCGTCGAGCATGGTCGATCCGGGCGCCGACGCCGTGCGCGTCGCGATCGCCTTCGCCGGCCCGGTCGAGGACGACATCAACTGGGAGGACGTGTCGACCACCGGGGCCCAGAAGTTCCTGGCGCGCGCGTGGCGCGTGGCCACGGATGTCACGAGCGACCCCGACGTCGTCTGGGCGGAGGGCGATGCGTCGCTGCGCCGCGTGACGCACCGCCTGCTCGCGGACGCTCCCGGCCTCGTCGAGCAGACGAAGTTCAACGTCGTCGTGGCGCGCCTCATGGAACTCGTCAACGCGACGCGCAAGGTGATCGACACCGGCGCGGGCCCGGCGGACCCTGCGGTGCGCGAGGCCGCCGAGGCCACTGCGATGATCCTCGATCTGTTCGCGCCGCATCTGGCGGAGGAGATGTGGCAAATCCTCGGCTACGACGGCTTCGTCGGCCTCGTCCCGTGGCGCAACGCCGACCCGACTCTGCTCGTCGAGGAGAGCGTGACGGCGATCGTCCAGGTCGACGGCAAGGTGCGCGGAACCCTGCAGGTCGCCGCCCGCATCGATGCTGCGGAGCTCGAGCGTCTCGCGCGCGCGGACGCGAAGGTCCTCCGTGCCCTCGGCGACCGTGAGATCACGCGCACCGTCGTGCGGCCGCCCAAGGTCGTGAGCTTCAGCACGCACTGA
- a CDS encoding glycoside hydrolase family 3 N-terminal domain-containing protein, producing MTSAPRLALFAAVVALAAMCTSCASTPAVTPSASPSRTASAEPEPSPTPEATPAEAAVATMSLRERAGSVVMGHIPTTDAAALHAYMESSGAGGFLLMGANIPRDEAALRAITAALTVDPARPPLVAVDQEGGDVSRLPWDAFPAPLDLQQADPSAAEAAFAGRAALVRQAGIPVNFGIVADVTADADSFIHRRVLGTTPDAASERVAAAVRGEEGSVFSTLKHFPGHGAAPGDSHTAIPSTALTLDQWRAADALPFAAGIDAGAEMLMFGHLAYTAVDPAPASLSPEWHRLAREELGFDGVTITDDLGMLQGSGQPQYADPVANAVAALAAGNDMVLTVVYSSPDTAPRVIDGIVAAVESGALPADRLEDAATRVMELRLAAAEAGEGDLPCTTCAPAD from the coding sequence GTGACATCTGCGCCGCGCCTCGCCCTGTTCGCGGCGGTCGTGGCGCTCGCGGCGATGTGTACGTCATGCGCCTCGACTCCCGCCGTGACCCCGTCGGCGTCGCCGTCGCGGACGGCCTCGGCGGAGCCGGAGCCGTCGCCCACGCCTGAGGCGACGCCGGCCGAGGCAGCCGTGGCGACGATGTCTCTGCGCGAGCGCGCGGGGAGCGTCGTGATGGGGCACATCCCCACCACGGATGCCGCCGCCCTCCACGCGTACATGGAGTCCTCCGGCGCCGGCGGCTTCCTCCTGATGGGTGCGAACATCCCAAGAGACGAAGCGGCGCTCCGGGCGATCACCGCAGCACTGACGGTGGACCCGGCACGACCCCCGCTGGTCGCTGTCGATCAGGAGGGCGGTGACGTGTCGCGGCTGCCGTGGGATGCCTTCCCCGCGCCGCTCGACCTGCAGCAGGCAGACCCGTCGGCTGCCGAGGCGGCGTTCGCCGGTCGCGCGGCGCTCGTGCGGCAGGCCGGGATCCCCGTGAACTTCGGCATCGTGGCGGACGTCACGGCCGACGCGGACTCGTTCATCCACCGGCGCGTGCTCGGCACGACACCTGATGCCGCGTCGGAGCGCGTGGCCGCCGCGGTACGAGGGGAGGAGGGCTCGGTGTTCTCGACGCTCAAGCACTTCCCCGGACACGGAGCCGCCCCTGGCGACTCGCACACCGCGATCCCGTCGACCGCCCTCACGCTGGACCAGTGGCGTGCCGCAGACGCGCTGCCGTTCGCGGCCGGCATCGACGCCGGCGCCGAGATGCTGATGTTCGGCCATCTGGCCTACACCGCTGTCGATCCCGCGCCCGCGAGCCTGTCACCTGAGTGGCACCGTCTCGCGCGGGAGGAGCTCGGCTTCGACGGCGTGACCATCACCGACGATCTGGGAATGCTGCAGGGTTCGGGTCAGCCGCAGTACGCCGATCCCGTCGCCAACGCCGTGGCTGCTCTGGCCGCGGGCAACGACATGGTCCTGACGGTCGTGTACTCGTCGCCCGACACGGCGCCGCGCGTCATCGACGGCATCGTCGCCGCCGTGGAGTCGGGCGCGCTGCCGGCCGACCGGCTCGAGGACGCCGCGACACGCGTGATGGAGCTGCGCCTCGCCGCGGCCGAGGCGGGCGAAGGCGACCTGCCCTGCACGACCTGCGCCCCTGCGGACTGA